In the Entelurus aequoreus isolate RoL-2023_Sb linkage group LG16, RoL_Eaeq_v1.1, whole genome shotgun sequence genome, gcattggacttggtgatgtatggcttagatgcagctgctcggccatggaaacccattccatgaagctctctgcgtactgtacgtgggctaattggaaggtcacatgaagtttggagctctgtagcaactgactgtgcgatcctgatcatttggatgggtggccaaatacttttggcaatatagtgtatgtacatttattgagTGACTACAATAAAGCAATTAAGATACAGGATAAAAGTTAATAATTTATAAAGGTATGATAATCATTGGATTTTATCGCTGAATTCAGCCCTGCCATGTTCTTAGGGTAGTGTACGATAGATCCAAGAACCCCTGTGAGGATAAAAAAAGCGATTATCCAAAAACACACACTGATGAATTGCTCTACACAGAATATTCTCTTACCCCCAGGGAAAGTCAGACCTAGGGAAGAATGTGAGAGAGACAAAACACATGACCATGCTAAACTCCTGAGTATGTACACTCTTAAAGAATCCAAAGCAATGATAAGaaacagtaaaacaaacaaagaatgTAATTGACTCACCCTGTTTAGTGGCGAGGAGGAAGCTGATGCCAACAAGCCCAGTGAAGGCCAGAAGTGCCAAGATTGAGATCAAAAACTGCGGGGAAGGAATCTCTGGCTCTAAGAAACATTGCAAGATGTTACATTATGACATGACAGATGTAACGGTAGACCCTGATCACAGTTTGGTACACGCCTCTCTGTTAAGACCACGGTTCAATTTATTTTAAGTACAGTAAgggaacaaaacacaaaacataaaACTGGTTAGCGTTTGTGCAAACAGCttttatgctttaaaaaaaaacaaaaaacataatgaGGGTCTTATGGAATAAATGGtaattcaacattgtatttgaaaTCAAAATGGGAAAATGAATTAAGGGTGATAATGACATCTGAGGAATGGTATGATATATGGGAAACCCAGTTTACTTCCACTAGTTTAAAACAATTGATGGTGTTTAATTGGAAAATGAGTCTTTTTTTCATTACACCCAAGTTTGTGGCTCCTTAAATTCACATCAGGCATACATTTTTTGAGGTTGTGCAAAAGTTAAATCATTTTGGGAAGAAGTACACTCAGTCATGTCTTAAGTGCTGGAATATAAAATTCCAATGTCATGCGTGACTATGTATATGGGACTTGCAGTGTCAGTTGTACGCACAGAGGATCATTATTTGCCTAAGGTGCTTTTTACAGCTTCTAGGAAAGCCATCACATGATGGATGCGGGTATAAACTCTAACCTCCTACTCAGAACCTGTGGCTAGACATTATTAAGGAAATATGGACAATagagaaaatatataaaatatcatCGTTATTTTGGGGcgtcatggcgtagtgggtagagcgcccgtgtcagaaacctgagggttgcaggttcgctccccgcctcttaccatgccgttgtgtccttgggcaggacacttcacccttgcccccggtgccgctcacaccggtgaatgaatgttgaatgaatgataggtggtggtcggaggggccgtaggcgcaaattggcagccacacttccgtcagtctaccccagggcagctgtggctacgaaagtagcttaccaccactaggtgtgaatgaatgatgggtttttaacatgtaaagcgactttgggtacttagaaaagcgctatataaatcccagttattattattattattattattttaaaaaaactatgCAATTTggtgttgtctgtttatctgtgttcagctctgcgatgaggtggcgacttgtccagggtgtaccctgcctccctccccgcagctgggataggcccctGCCCCCCACGATCccgagggacaagcagtagaaaatggatggatggatctattaTCTTTTATTTCCAAAAGGCATGTTGCATGTTAAAATGGTGATGTTTTAGGGGGAGACAAGCACCAATTAAAGAGTCCCTAGTATGCcaaaccaacttgtcttacctattggtaactgctgttgtgtatttgggatctgcataagtccgaaaattttaaatcaaacagtAAAGGTATTGCAgagatattcataaaacaatcttgcctagcTTCATACGTCCTGCAAACGAGTCGTTCAAAATTTGCCAAACCTGTGACGTTTTTAGCACCGATGACATCACCGGATGATCCATAAATGGTATTATATATGCTCGAACTGCTTTGAGCGGGTCAACCACTGTTGTAGCCAATAAACTTATTTTGGCTCGTATATGCACATCCATCCTTTgcggactttgaaggctacaacggtgactcccatttgtCACATAttccaaacgtttttttttatcatctttaaaatcccccccaaaaaagacataatgattgtgaattatcggcaaaattcaaaaaaaaaagtgcaaatccCCTTTAAGTTCTGCACTAGTTCATCCAAGATATCTTTATcataatgtatttattcattatttatccatccatccatccatccattttgtacctctTGTTCTTTTTGGGGTTTATCATTTATCAAGTCTatgtgtatttaaaggcctactgaaattattttttttaaatttaaacggggatagcagatccattctatgtgtcatacttgatcatttcgcgatatattgccatatttttgctgagaggatttagtagagaacatcgacgataaagttcgcaacttttggtcgctgataaaaaaaagccttgcctgtaccggaagtagcgtgacgtcacaggttgaagggctcctcgcatttccccattgtttacaatgcagccagagcgattcggaccgagaaagcgacgattaccccattaatttgagcgaggatgaaagatttgtggatgaggaacgtgagagtgaaggactagagtgtagtgcaggacgtatctttttttgctctgaccgtaacttaggtacaagggttcattggattccacaatttctcctttttctattgtggatcacggatttgtattttaaaccacctcggatactatatcctcttgaaaatgagagtcgagaacgcgaaatggacattcacagtgacttttatctccacgacaatacatcggcgaagctctttagctacggagctaatgtgatagcacatcggacttaaatgcagatagaaacaaaagaaataaacccctgactggaaggatagacagaaaatcaacaatactattaaaccatggacctgtaaatacacggttaatgctttccagcttggcgaagcttaacaatgctgttgctaacgacgccattgaagctaacttagcaacgggacctctacagagctatgctaaaaacattagctatccacctacgccagccctcatctgctcatcaacacccgtgctcacctgcgttccagcgatcgacagagcgacgatcatagatgtggtcggcggcccggagacggagaaagtcaaggtgaggtcaccggctagcgcgtctgctatccatctcaaagtcctcctggttgtgttgctgtagtccgccgctaatacaccgatcccacctacaactttcttctttgcagtcttcattgttcattaaacaaattgcaaaagattcaccaacacagatgtccagaatactgtggaattttgagatggaaacagagctttttgtattggattcaatggtgtaccaatacttccggttcaacgattgacgtcacgcgcatacgtcatcatacatagacgttttcaaccggaagtttagcgggacatttaaaattgcactttataagttaacccggccgtattggcatgtgttgcaatgttaagatttcatcattgatatataaactattacactgcgtggtcggtagtagtgggtttctgtaggcctttaacacatacTGCTAGTATAtttataaaaatgaaataaaatcaaaTGTAAAAAACTGCAAACTGCTCGCAGGTTGTTCTCCTCAGGTAGACGAGTGCTTCTAAAATATTTTCTGACACCTTGCGCTTCATTCAACCAAACTGTAGTAACGAGCCACTTCATATTCTCAGTAATGGCAATGGCGTTGCAACGATGGGAACAGTAAATAATTTGATTACTCGTTACTGAAAAAAATAACCCCGTTATACTCTAAAGCCGTTATTACCAACACTGCATGCCGAGGTGTTGTTTTCCATGTCTTTTATTAACATACTGTATTTCTTTTTAAGCCCCAGTCTTGTCTATAGAGTTTCGCTTTTTTTTAGTTCAACCAAGACCGCCGACTTCACGTGATACTTGAAGATGCTTCATAATGAAAGCGAAACAATGCGGTGTTTacatacaaacttaaccaatgtgaacatggaagatgtaattataaaatgaaatagaaaaacaacaaatatagaaacacacatttttacaatggagttcagggtgcacatcgtgCCGTCAACAAACTGCGAGCACTGCACAAAaatctaactacaaagatgacgGTCATGTTGCATTTTACTGTTTCATTATTCTTatctgttgagtggataatttacaataaaaaaaaaggtattgtgcGTTGCTACAGCATTAGTCTGTTGCCAGCCACAAtcgattggagtagcggcagccaatccagagggcgcttaaagtcagctgacacgtcatctttaaacagtgtgcaatgtgacgtgggttacacttgaattgctattgtgacatccagtggacacatttagaacagcagtttctttcattaaaaaattgcagctcacGTTATACTTAAACTTATTTTGCGGGccatgggccggataaaacctgtctgcGGGCCTGATACAgcccccgggccgtacgtttgatacCCCTGACCTAGACGGTAAggtcaaatcaaaaagtttgctgAAATATGAGGGGTGTACTCACTCGAAATGTGAtaaaatactgtatgtttgtgacataataatgtatatacctGGCTGCTCTTCAGAAAGCTTCAATTCCCTCATCAGGATCATGCATTCATCCTCCAGTGAGCTCCGCCCCACTCGCTCCCACAACGCTTTGAGGGCCGCTGCTTGGGGAGTGTGAGCTGTCCAAGTGCCATTGTGGTTCagagacaggtagaccacaccgTCGTAGAAAAAACGATCTGTCCTCTGCAGCTCGGACCCCTCCAGTGTGCAGTCACGAGACCAAATGTAGCTTTGGTTCCCTGGGGTGTACAATATAAGACATGAAGACATATATGAGGTTTCATTCCTTGATAGTTCATTATTATCTTACCCAGCAATGCCGACTGGTTTCCACTGAGGAGTCTAAGAGCGAGTAAATCAGCTGACATTCTTTGAAGAATGTTGCTGAGCTCCTGGTTGGTGGCAAGAAGGGGGACTCCATTGAGAAGAACTCGCCCGGTGACGGGCCGATGACCCAAAACGACCGGCTGCTGGATCTGAACATTAATCCTATCTAAAACAGATGGCAAGGTGAATATGCGCGTCAAGGGTTTGCAAGTCACAGGAGAAAGAAAGCAGGTTAAAATGTAACAAACTTTAAGTCTAAAGTGCAGACAACAAAGTGGAAGTATGCATTTATAATGAATAATGTTATTCCCTTCAATCAGAGGTGTCCAATGTTTAACTCGGGTTCATTTGAGGCCAGTGGATCAATAGTTATTGGCCCATGTCATGgtctaaaacaggggtctcaaactcattttagctcaggggccacatggaggaaaatctgtgtacacggtattaaaacaaaaataaataaagacaacttcagatgctTTTCTTTGTCGTACTTTgatcaaaaatagaacaaacacattctgaaagtattacaataaaaatatagcaaAAAATACCGGCAATGGTAaaatttagatccatgaaggaaagaagaaagtgaatgaatgtttacaactgaatacatttacatatgcataaaaatttaattttcttttgtattattttttttaatgaattaagtaacatttatgacaacctttttccaaaacacaatatagaatgtgagatgtaacagtataatgcatacatttatcatttgttttcaaaacggttacaaaaaagtgggaccccaaaaatgtacagtgggaccccatttttatgacttgatggggtctctgggaccccatcaagtcataaaaatgggagtATTGATGGAAtattggtgtgtgcaaaacagcagcaggcggctttggcctgcgggccggttctaatactaatcaaatatcatcctgggggccatagataattcaatCGCGGACCGGATCTGGCAtgaaaaagcgcagattccaaccactgaaatactttgtatcagaggtgtggactcgagtcacatgacttggactcgagtcagactcgagtcatgaatttgatgacttcagactcgacttgacaaaatgtaaagagacttgcaactcgacttagacttcaacatcaatgacttgtgacttcacttggacttgagccttttgacttgacaagacttgcttctttccccaaaacccaaagattaaaaagttatccaggagcgctccgtatctttcattgtgtacgtgtgtgcctgtcagcgtgtgtgctgcctgtcagtacaacatccaatcaaattagatccacgttgttttcatcccacaacattcatccaatcaaattgcaggacaaccaacaaagaagagttgtcaaacaacgcgccagtgaggaaaaattatgccaaagttagtTTCGtccgggtattaaaactacgagttggtcgacaaaaaacgaattgcagtatgcaaaacatgcggttcgaagattacagacggagacgcaacaacttccaacttcgttcgacatttgaagttgcacaaagaacggtaagttttgaatgtaagctaacgtttattggctaagtaacgtaacttttatttgctgtgtagttaaatccgtgaggctgtaaactcactgctaacgtcataaccatagacatcttataagtagacacagcatcgaccactactgcctactggcgctgacgagacacggggccgccatcttggagtggtgatctgctccactcagtgcaattcatttggcaggagcaatgaatcagtgcatttaattcattctacctcactgaataccactgattttcacgcgttttgtttgtcatacgtgtagctatgataaaggacacatgttttggcgtgttttgttattcatagtttgcttaacagtaatagaatattcttatatgctataagtaaccagacgtccgagatcaaaactgggaatataatcccagagaagggggaa is a window encoding:
- the LOC133631328 gene encoding uncharacterized protein LOC133631328; this translates as MYFQCLILLMLAQTSLVLPALVDRINVQIQQPVVLGHRPVTGRVLLNGVPLLATNQELSNILQRMSADLLALRLLSGNQSALLGNQSYIWSRDCTLEGSELQRTDRFFYDGVVYLSLNHNGTWTAHTPQAAALKALWERVGRSSLEDECMILMRELKLSEEQPEPEIPSPQFLISILALLAFTGLVGISFLLATKQGLTFPGGVLGSIVHYPKNMAGLNSAIKSNDYHTFINY